In Phragmites australis chromosome 18, lpPhrAust1.1, whole genome shotgun sequence, the genomic window GCAGGCTCATATTGTATGTTGCTAATAGCATTGAAATTTAAAGCATGCATATTATTTTGCATTGGCAATTGTATATTATCAAAACGTTGTAATTTTAAACTTCTAGCCGAtgcatcaaattcatcaaataTGGGCACAACAACATCAACATGCCTATTTATCGTATTTGCAAAATAATCTTGAGAGACATGTACTGTATTTGCAAATTGTACCTCGGGCTTGGCATAAATGGATGGCGTGATGATATTGTTGCGGCTGATCCTGAGTTCATATTGTACCATGGTTGGAGAAATCAATTTCCCCGCGGATAGCATGGAGCAGCAGCGGATGATGAAACCTTATGTTGATTTTCTTTGCGTGACAGAGCTTAGTTGTCTTCTGATGAACAACCGTGAATATCCCCCACATGAAGATCATAAACGTTTGGATCCACAAGTTAATTGCTGAAGAGAAAACTTTTCAAGGTGGTCTGGTGCTTGTGCACGGCAGTCCCTAGTCTATCTTCAAGCAGCACGAGCGGCAGCACGCAACAACACACAAACGCAATACGCAGCGGTGAGCATGCAGCAGCACGCAACAGCACAGTAGGGCGCAGCAGGGCAGCAACGCACGACAGGCAGCACGTAGCAGCACGTAGCAGCACGGACAGCGCACAGCACAACAGCACGTAGCAGGCAGCACACACGCAAGTGAATGGCAAGACAATAGCGATCTTGAATGGCTACAATCACAGAAGAGCGCAATTGGCCTATAGGCCTGATGCGGCGAACATCAAGATAACAATGATCGCGAACAGCCACAATCGCAGATGAGCGCAATCGACCTATAGGCCTGATGCAGCAGTGATGATAGAGATAAAATAGATCAATTTGAATAATTGGCTAGAAAACAAATTCGGCTGTGACCTAAGCTAAATGAATCGTTCCCCGGCGGAGTcgccaaaaagtgtgttgatatGAAAACATGCCATaccaaacactgagcacctcgtgtgcaatccGCAACGACGCGCGTAGGGCGTACAACAGCGGGGATAATTATTGCGCTATCGGTGGTAACAAGCGACCGATTCACGTGCAAACCTGCAAAGGATAACTAACCCGGCGAGCAGCACCTGTGAAGCCCAGTCTGGCACTGCGGTGACGAATCTTCGTCAGCAAATCGTACCCGAGAGAGACCCTATTGGGGCACGGTCGGTCTGCGTCTTCCCCTagatcatggagatcaagaacAACATCAATGAAGGTTGGAAAAGTAGGGTAAACgagaggaaaaataaaaaacatgataATAGATTGATTTGTGTCGATTGTCGTTATTCAATCAGCCTTCACCCCTGCAACTATTTATAGAGACAACTTGGACTTAGCCTGGATCGACTAGGACTCCTCTCTTCCCGAAACCAAGTCAATCTCTTGCTATCTTGTTCGGTCAATCTTTCCAAAACCGAAGATAACTTCTTGTTTGGCTATAGAAATTACATCTCTATCTCTAACTTCCAACCGAACACATCTATTCTATTTTCCATTACCTATCATGTTCTTGGTTTGACGATTGTAAGTCTTCAATTACCGGCAGTCGGGCAAAACAAGATTGATCCGATGTGGCAGCCTGACCAGTTACTCGGAAGCCCGACCACGACATCCACAACCCTCGACCATGGCACCTGACCAGACGCCCTCACGATGGTCAACCAGGTGTGACCACAACAGCCCAACTAGACGGGTATCTGACCAGATGCCTCACTAACAGCAGCCCGACCACGAAATCTACAACACCTGACTACGATAGCTGACCACAGCTCTTGATCACAGCTCGACCACAACATAGCCTACCAAGAGAGCTGCACCTGATCGATCATGCATGGCGGTGTACCGAATGAGCTTGATGAGGCAGACCATGGAGTCCGACAGTGCGGCGATGAAGTTGTAGCTGACGTCAAGCTCCCTGTATTTTGGTGTCTATTGCCTGCATGCATGTCACTCTAGCAACCGCTAATGATTTGAATAACCATTATCTATTAATGCGTAGAAATCGACACTGATTAGCATGTAGACCTTCCAcctaatctctctctcttttcttccagcCTTTTCTCCTAATCAACATATCAATTCAATAACTAattgttaagcttaattaactATCAACTGATTAAACCAGAAAATTTATATTCGGCTACCTATTTATTTGGCAATCAAATTAAACTAACCAACCACAATAATTCGGCCACAATTAGACTTCATATAATTTGTTGAAAACCAATGGCATGTCAAATTTGGACTTCAACATGACGATATCATTTGTACAAGTCAATGTCTTTGATCCCTTTACACCGCAGTCACCAACTCCCATCGTAGCAGTAGCTTCCCTTCCCATCACTCGACGACTTGCTCGTCTTCTCCCCTGCGGAACCCCAACCACCGGTTGCCTGCCCAGATCTCCCCCACCATCCGATGGCCGCCGCACCGACCGCACCACCGGCAGCGTCCCCCGACGACGAGATCGTGTACGAGTCCATGCCCTGCATCCGCATCTACAAGAACCGCGTGGAACGCTACTTCGGTTCCGAGTTCGTCGCCGCCTCCACCGACGCCGCCACCGGCGTCGCCTCCAAGGACGTCGTCATCTCCCCCAACGTCTCCGCGCGCCTCTACCTCCCGCGCTTTGAGGATGGAAGCGCCAAGAAGCTCCCCATCCTCGTCTACTACCACGGCGGCGGCTTCTGCCTCGGCTCCGCCTTCAACCCCACCTTCCACGCCTACTTCAACGCCTTCGCCGCGCTCGCCAACGTCCTCGTCGTCTCCGTCGAGTACCGCCTCGCGCCCGAGCACCCCGTCCCCGTCGCCTACGCCGACTCCTGGGAGGCGCTCTCCTGGGTCGTCTCCCACCTCGCCAACGCCGGCGACGCCGAGCCGTGGATCGCGGGCCACGCCGACTTCTCTCGCCTCTACCTCGGCGGCGAGAGTGCGGGCTCCAACATCGCACACCACATGGCGATGCGCGTGGCCGCGGAGGGGCTGCCCCACGGCGCCGAGATCCGGGGCCTCGTCATGATCCACCCCTACTTCCTGGGCACCGACAAGGTGCCCTCCGACGAGCTGGCCCCCGTGGTGCGCGAGAGCCTGGGATCCCTGTGGCGCGTCATGTGCCCGGCCACCACGGGCGAGGACGACCCGCTCATCAACCCATTCGTGGACGGCGCCCCGGCGCTGGAGGTCCTGGCGTGCCGGCGCGTCCTCGTGTGCGTCGGCGAGAGCGACGTGCTCCGCGACCGCGGCCGCGCCTACTACGACCGGCTCCGGGCCAGCGGGTGGCGCGGCGAGGCGGAGATATGGCAGGCGCCCAACAAGGGCCACACGTTCCACCTCCTGGAGCCGCACTGCGACGAGGCCGTCGCGCAGGACAAGGTCATCAGCGACTTCCTCAACCGTTGACTGGCCTCGCCAGCGGTGGCATCGCCGGAGCTGAAGAATCAAATTTAGCTTCAGTGTACACTCGGAAATCGGAATAACTGCAGCCTCGTCGCCGACGAATGCTGCTGCGCTACACTACTGCTAGTACATTTGGGATTCAGAGTTGTGTTTGTGTTCGTTGCAATTGGGTGTATGGATGAAAAGGGGTTGATGAAACTATACTTGTTGGACACAGAATTTGTTGAAACATTGGTTCGATCTTCTAATGTAGTTGAAAATCACGTATTTATTGCTTGTAGCAACTGCAATTGCTTCtcaatttgttttgttttttgaaagATCAATTACTTCTCAATTTGGGTAGAAAGGTTGGCTCCGATCActaaaagaagagaagaaattcCCAAGTTCTTTAGCATGTGTTCATACATTTGTCAACTAGCTCGGTTTCACATGGAAAGATGTTTCAAACTGCATCTTGTCGAGAAAGGTGGCTGGGTAGAACCACCTCTCGAACAAACTCCTCTTATGTGCTGGGTAGAACCACCTCTCGAACAAGGATCtggatcctctgcagttgctACTGGCAACTGCAGAGAGGCTACTGTAGCTACAGTAAGTGCATTTAGGTCTGCTCTGAGCCGTTGATTTCAGAGTGGATGCATCAGATTCGTATGCTACAGTATCTCTACAATAGTGTGCTACAGTACCGAAACGACTTTACGTAAAACCAGAttactgttgctacagtaatATACAAGTAACTAATGCACATCACTGTAGCATCAGACTCATTTTACTGTGTAAACAgtgatcctctgcattaatgatgTATTAATGCAGAGAATCCGGGTCCCTCGAACAAACTCTTCCTAAATTTTTATGTGCTTATTGTTGTAGGCCTTTGCTAGCTTCTTTTGCCTCCCACGTTGCGCCATGTTAGCCTATGTTGAGACTTGGGAGGACACTAACGAAGGACGAAAGTCAAATGGCTTATTACACTATTTTATTTCCACTTTTCAGTTTCAGAGATGCTAGAGAAGCTTTAAGATAAAAAAGAACAGTTGTCTTAAAGTATTACATCtccttttttgagttttttttggaGCCTCCCCATTTTCTAGATGGGCTTCATTTTTATCTAGAAAGTCATTAGGTCTCGGATTTGGCCCACTTTACTTCTCTATGTCCACTCTCTAGAGCAATCGTCTCTTGCACTATATGGAATGAGCTGCCGCCTGCCGGCAAACTACTGCTGCGATGAGGCCCTCACCAACATCTGCTCAGAGAAGCCCTTCTTCCACACACATTCTTGAGAGGCAAGCGTACGAAGGTTCAGAAAAGTCTCAGTTTTTTCAGACTCCGTAAGCAATGAAGCACTTCTCTCTCTATATGTCCACCCTATTTAATGTGATGCACGTTAAATATAATTACACCCGCGTCTGGACTAACCCGACCTAGCCGGAGTAACCAAACATGCTCGCAGGTGGGAAAGTCGAATTTTTTCATATCCCGAAACTGGAAAATTATCATTATAAAGTAGAAAAACACACATTATGAGAAACCAAATAGAAATGtgtcttagtttatatgtgatgagtgatgatAAGGtggtcgatttggtttgtcgagttttggattggttgagcttggtttgagtattttgattatggattaactggagttagagttggagaaatgtgtttgcttatttcatggtgtgcaggtgacggatgcaacttaaCGATCGATAACAGGTGATCGgagctaagcgggtgcttgatgccagataatcaaggaggccggacagagtcaagggtgattctatctgtatacgtggaggtcaagcaaagtatgaaacggcggatgaagacagcgtgttgacaaaatcaagcgaaagggatgccgatgcgggagagacttaccaacggtcaggatcgcaagatggagtacacattTCGACATCACAGCGTTTACTTAAAGTGTAAGtaagtggcgagtcacgctttgagaagcgtgcagagggtttcatagttgggcctcaaaatcgtgggatgattggaggagtatgtaaCATCATCGTGAAGTTTatgttgaggcgaagctaaatcgtgaaggcgccacgaccgttcgatggacggagcataaaccagaccaaaataccctcagtggtaagtatgagtgtactacaaaagagggatattttggtaacaagttagaaaatttaggggtcaagttttctaggcctataaataaagggatAGGGCTATGAAAGAGTTGGAATCAACCACTTGAGTTCGACCTGAGCAACGCGAAGCTCTTGGGGATaccgatggctaccttgactgtgcttgatccgaatgaagatggcaaagtggtggaccagcgggagggatatttatagccttaaaccagcgcactagtcgttaacccaatggctcagaaaaatcgttaacaccggatgatccggtgagaacagtagtactaacactggatcatccggtgagtatactctcacaaactagccgttagaacccccactcaagcctttgCGAACACCAGACACTAtgatgtatacttcatctctatcactggactatccagtgaataTATACTTAGCATCCGAGCCAATTGCAttctctctatgtaaattgctccggtttCAGCATCCGGtgctcatcacttcatcactggactatctgatgccttgaacttcgttgTGCCtatttgcactattcattgtttggtgtagccttgcttcatcataTGACCTTCCGGtatgttgatcttcgatcttgcacgattgcaaccttctctagtggaaatactttggtgtgtatcttcctctgatcaccagactatccggtgagttgttcTATTCTACCTTCTGaacagaaacactccggtgttgccatgctttgatcaccggactatccagtgaggcttaGCCATCATTCTTTAGTATGACACCCTTCTTTGGAAGAATTTCTTCGGTAAGCACACTTGATAATCATCGGACCCTCTGGTGAGGTCTTtagcctctctctccccctttatcaaatatgctccggtgagctcaATATTCACAGCACTGGagcatccggtgaggcaaatcttcctaggacttctgcaattcgaccaaactttgtcccagctatgatgactttttcatgtattgcatatatgagacctactaacatatattcttgataaacatattagtctcatttaccatattgtcattaatcactaaaattacaatcatgacctaatagggctattttctcTACAATCttcccatttttggtgattgatgacaacacaaccaaagaaagtggtaaataataaatgattccaaatgtaaagatcataaatgagcacaaatcttaccacattgcttggatgcatgttcttaccacttagtcttattttgttgtggctccctctttctctatcaccactatctctcttgatcgacctatgtaagagctttttcttcttctcctcttatgtcaacttcggcattcctagatATCTTACTAGTTGCTATAATCTCCTCCACATTGTTTatcttgcaacttgcatcttgctttggtcatctaaatcctccctctttgtcaataatctcccaAAAAAGCTATAttcacatgttgaacttaaagggaaaaTATTATAGCACATgaaagagagcttcataaatcattatcaaattaaaatgatactaattgtatgAATaccactacaaatgaatgataccaattgtatgctATAAAAGCACATgtatcataatttataaaactcacataatatagtctaaactccccctatatatgtTCATACATATGATTGaggaaacatatgcacaactagataatatgtcaagatagtaaatttaagctatattatgcatggaggtagtttaaataaataaaagatttgacaatgatatcaattgaagaatTTAAGCACTACATACCTACATAGACATATTGATtcctccatgagactacaagagatacaacctgcagcatatgttagtctcaaaatcacaacctataggatatgctctccctaaatatgtgcgtacaaatattgaatacttttgagatatatgcacttgttattgataacaatggagatttatcctatagattggatcatggcaaatgaaatataccaattgtaaaaactagtgccatgaaatgaacctacaagtaataaactatgtaggttgctcatgggttagagataaacacaagcaacctaccatatgaaaacctacactaggcattgcaataaattaaaatatgcatatgcaatcctagatgtGGTAAATGAGCTATATCaaatgaaaggattttgcatctagcttcattatctcttttttcctttggatgggaatttagatatgtgatgatcataatctttaTCAATGCGCTTATCTTGTACACTTACCTTCtttacttgaatcttcactctatcttgtaagccaagcttccaaatccccatagccgtcttgggcttcaagtcttctttagaacccaa contains:
- the LOC133899559 gene encoding 2-hydroxyisoflavanone dehydratase-like, with translation MAAAPTAPPAASPDDEIVYESMPCIRIYKNRVERYFGSEFVAASTDAATGVASKDVVISPNVSARLYLPRFEDGSAKKLPILVYYHGGGFCLGSAFNPTFHAYFNAFAALANVLVVSVEYRLAPEHPVPVAYADSWEALSWVVSHLANAGDAEPWIAGHADFSRLYLGGESAGSNIAHHMAMRVAAEGLPHGAEIRGLVMIHPYFLGTDKVPSDELAPVVRESLGSLWRVMCPATTGEDDPLINPFVDGAPALEVLACRRVLVCVGESDVLRDRGRAYYDRLRASGWRGEAEIWQAPNKGHTFHLLEPHCDEAVAQDKVISDFLNR